The Dermacentor silvarum isolate Dsil-2018 chromosome 3, BIME_Dsil_1.4, whole genome shotgun sequence region GATATAGTGCAGTCATTCAGCAACTTGTGCTTCATTAGTTTGCTGGCAGGGCACCTTGTGTGGACTAGCTTGCTAGACACTTTCATTGTCTGGTCTTGTTATGTTTTTAGTGGAACAAGTGTCATTATTTGCCTCATTTCCCGTGTCATTATCCTTATCTTCCCCCTTCCCATCCAACCTAGTTACAAACAGCAAGCCAGGGCTTAAGCCTCGGGCTTTTTCAACTTTCTTATAAATTGCTTCTTATTATAATGCTAGCTACCAATTCTTTCTCTTCCTCGCAGGAGACGCCGAGCATAAGCCTTATGTGACCAGCGAACCAGATGTGATCAGCATGGACCTTGATGGCACAGAAGACTTCCTCGTCTTGGGTTGTGATGGGCTCTGGGACCAACTGAGCCCTCAAGAGGTGGCTGCAAGGGTGTACCACGCAGTTCTTGACGACCCCGAGAGTGCACCCTACGTGTCCCACACGCTCGTGCAGGGAGCTCGAGACCTTGGCTCATCCGACAACATCACAGCAGTGGTTGTCTTTCTGCGTGATCCTCGTGACTTTGACGCTTCAGTTATAGACATTGCGAGCCTGGTCCCAGAGAAAACTGCTGCGAGCGAGCTTCCTACACCGCCCATTGAAGACGCGAAAGAGGCCTTCAATTCAAGCGAATTTGATGCTACCAAGTTTAACAGCAATGGCTATGGAGCCCACCTGTTCGATGCTGAAGCTGTGAATTCCCATGCCTACGAGCATGCCaacgaaagtgacattcttcaggTGGCATCTGATGTGGTGCAAGGGACAATCGAAACGGCACTGCACAGGGTCAACGAAGACGTCATTACTGCCGGGCAAATTGTCGATCAAGTGCACCTTCTTCACACTGAAGAGAGTGGAAAGTTCCCAGATTTGCCTGAGCAATTTCACGGTGCTGTCCCTGCTGATGGTGGTCTTGAGGACAAGTTTGATCAGCCCGATGGTATCTCGCATGCGGCTAATGGATACGGCGACATGCCAGTGCACCCCGCTGTGCACCACAACCCATTTGATGACGAGGGCTACGGGCATGACCTTGAGACAGCCGATTGCCTTCAGAGCTCTGCAATTGCAGCAGCACTCGAAGAAAGTGGCACTGAAAGTGCTGAACAGTTTTCTTCCTTTGTTGAAGGAGCCAATGAGGCTAGCAACAGCCAACTCGAACTGCCTCATGAACAGACTTTCTGTACAGCTCCAAATCTGACACCACAATACCAGTTTGATGCTGGTTCAACTGACCATGAAATTGAGGCCAGGCAGCCTTCACCGATTGGCCCATGTGCGATGCCTGAAGATCTACTGCCTGTTGCTGCAGACATTCCCGGTGCTCCTGTAGAGCCCGAGATGTTGAGAGAGGCTGAGCTTCCGGATGAAGGAGTGGATTTTAGCACTCTTCCCGAGGATGTCCAGGAGCTGGAGGCAGCAAAAGAGCAAGCTGTACCATCGGTCGTTCAGGACGAATGCCTTAGTGCATTGCCCGAAGACCAACAGGATTTCAAGCACGCACATCTTGGCGATGTGGCTTCTGTTGCATTGCCAGATGCCACTGAGCAAGTGGCTGCAGTGGTTGATCCCATTCTTGCAGTACATGATGCTACTACATTGGATGTCGAACATCCAGATAACATCCACGGAGAAATGCTGCAGCCCGATAACATCCACGGAGAAATGCTGCAGCCCGATAACATCCACGGAGAAATGGTGCAGCCCGATAACATCCACGGAGAAATGGTGCAGCCCGATAACATCCACGGAGAAATGGTGCAGCCCGATAACATCCACGGAGAAATGGTGCAGCCCGATAACATCCACGGAGAAATGGTGCAGCCCGATAACATCCACGGAGAAATGGTGCAGCCCGATAACATCCACGGAGAAATGGTGCAGCCCGATAACATCCACGGAGAAATGGTGCAGCCCGATAACATCCACGGAGAAATGGTGCAGCCCGATAACATCCACGGAGAAATGGTGCAGCCCGATAACATCCACGGAGAAATGGTGCAGCCCGATAACATCCACGGAGAAATGGTGCAGTCCGATAACATCCACGGAGAAATACAACAGCTTGACCACTGCTATAGGGGAAGTGCAACAGTCCGATCAAATCCAAGGGGAAATGCAATCAATGCAGCCATTAGAGTCGCAGTATGCCTCCACTGAACACATCAAGGATGGCGCTGATACTGAAGTAGTGGCGAGTGACCTTGGTTTTAATCAGCCTCTCAGCATCCAGTCGGACGACCTTGTGTCCATTGACCTTAACAGCTCAGCCATGCAGTCGCTTGCCGAGACAGGTGCACCTCCTCACACAGTAGATAACGCATTCGTTTCCGGGACTGCGCAAGAGCCTCGCGAGGATATGAGCATGGGATGTCATGCTGAAAGTGATGCCCGTCATGATCAGCCCATCTGTGAAACACTAGAGAGCCTGGGCACAGATGATGCTGATGACACCTCTTTGGGTGGTTCTGCAGAGTCCATTGTTGAGAAAGTGGCTGCAGAACCTGTCCAGCAGGAGAGCGCTGTTATCTTTTGTGAGCTCAAGGAAACTCCCCCTGGAGAGAGCGTTCTTGACCAACAGGTTGGTGATGGTGAACAAAAAGTTGACAATCTTGGCTACAACATTCCTGTTGAGCAGCAAGAACAAGTACCCGTGCAAGCATACGATGTTGGGCCCCAAATTGAAAGTTCTGTGCTTGGTGGCCAAGTTTCAGAGTCTTTCGTTGAAGATTCTTTTACTATTCCTACAACTGCTGAGCCCGAAGAACCCTCCTTGCTCTCTGCGGACACTAGACCGCAAGTTGAGCCCCAAGAACCTGCAGCCACTGCCATATCTCCAGTCACTGATGTTGAAAAGCCTTGTGAACAGCCAGATCAGCCTCTTCCTGAAGCAGTAGGGAGTGTGTGTCTCCAGCCACAGAGTCCTGTGATTGAGAAGCTTTTGGAGCAGAACTCTGCCACACTTCAGGCAGTGCAGTGCATGAGCGAGCAAGCAAAAGCCGCAGTTGACGAAACACCTGCTCCTGTTGTTGACATTGGTGCTATTCCAGAGAACATTCCGGAGGCAGATGGGGTCACGGAAGACTCTGACTCTGAGAAGGACAGTGGGTGGCGATTTgtaaaacctgcagagccatctATTTCACCATCTGGGCTGCTAAAAGAAGCTAGTGCAACTTTGAGCCAGAGTTCTTGCACTGTTGAGGAGACCATTCGTGGAGAACAGAAGGAAGCAGCCATTTCTGAGCAAGTTGCAAGCCCTGCTGGAGACGGTGCCACTGAGCCAAAGGCAGATGCACTGTCTGATGTGAAGCAGGACTCATTACCCGAAACAAAAGCTGAAGttgcagccacacacacacaaggcACATTGCCTGAACATAAGGCTAGCACACCAAAAGTTGCTGCCACAGCAAAGCCTTCTCCAGCTGCACAGAAAACAAAGCCAACTGCTAAAGCATCACCCGCTCCCAAGCCAAGGACATCTTCCACTGACAAACCTGCAACAAAGTCACTCGCTACAAAGACTGAAGCGTCTGCTAAGACTATGCCCGCAGCAAAGTCTCCAATGAAAAAACAGCCTGTTGCTGGCAAACCTGCAACCACATCTTCAACACCAAAGCAGAGCAGCTCAGCAAACACTACTGCAAAGAAAGAAACGGGCCTGACCCGCAGACCTGAGCCTGCCAAACCCAAACCGTCTGCTTCTATCGATATGCCAGCCAAGAAGCCACTTCCCGCATCTTCTAGACCTGCTACTGGAACTACGAGGCCCACCTCTGCGACCTCGAAGCCAGTAGAAAAGAGCACAGCTCCAGCAACAAAGGCAAAGCCAGCATCTGCATCAGCCACAGCACCTCGCACAAGAACATCCGTCGGATCTGCAATGACGCCTGCTAGCAAGACGGAAGTTGGAACAGCTGAAAAGAAACCTGCTCCAAAGCCGGCACCAACAAGGGCTCCCATTTCCAGGACTGCACCTAGAACTACGCAGCctgccagcagcagcagctctgctGCACCAAGAGTTGGATCAAGTGCACCAGCAAGTCGCTCGGCTGCAGCAGCAACTTCAAGGCCAGCAACATCGAGGGTTGGTAGCACCTCCACTGCTGCCAAGAAGACTAGCGAAGCCAGCCCCGCAGCTGCGAAAACGTCTGCTGCGAGAGTTCCAGCCACACGAGAGGCAAAGCTCAACAAAGATAGCACCAACCAGCAGCTGGCTGGCACAAGACGAACAGAAACAACTCAAAGAACTGCTGCTGGCAGGACAGCTGCCACATCAAAAACGGCTGCAACGGCTGCAACAAAAGCAACGGCAACGAGCAAGTATTCGGCCGTTAGAGCCGTTCCCAAGggtggcgctgctgctgctgctgcaaagaaggccgctgctgctgctgctgaagctGAAACCCAGAGCAAAGGAGAGTCGGCTGCCAACTGCAATGGGACGCCAGAAGAGAAGGGCACCCTGGAACAGAAGGACAACAAGGAAACCTGTGCACCCGGCAGCGAGCCAGTCACCCTAAGCAATGGCAGCCACCTGGAATGCGACGAGATCGCTAAACCTGCTGCCGTTGCAGACATGCCTGATGCCCCTGCTGTGGATGTGTAGTTTCACTATCTCGACTCTCTACTAGTCATTCTGCTctgtcctgtgctttttttttttttaatcttgagATGCGCAACAGTATTTTTGACAGCTCCTTTTACAACGAAAAACGCGCAGGGacaaaaaaaagcatgcatgctACAGAATTATAGGTACAAGGTCACTCTCAGTACGGGAAGTCTTTGGTACTTGCGCACCTCTTTTTATGCATCTTTTCATTTACACATTTGATAGGGTGCAGGTACTGACTGGTGCTTGTGCCAGGATTTCTTTCTCCCCTGCCTATTTTACCTAGCGTAGTTGTATGCATAGGCTGTCATGCCCTGTTCTGAAGTTCGTagttttcctctttctctctcgatGGGAGAGAGAGATTGTGCCCAGATGCGAGTGAATACCAAAGACTGCTCGGATGCCTTGCAAGCTTCGTTTCTTTTACTCTCGCAAGCCCCTCACAGCAACCACGAAGTTGCGAAGGCATTCAGGAAGCAGCAAGACAGACTCGCTTCTCGGGCCGGTGTTATTTATTTTTGCATCAAGTGTCCTTAATGGAAGAAACGGGAGGGGCTTGCCTTGTTTTATGCTTGCGTGCTTGATGACTCGAGGACTTGGTTGAAATGCAATGTGTTGAGCGAAAGGAACAAGGAGACATTTTGATGCATTTACCCGGCCGCGGTGTTTCCCCACTGGCTTGTGGGTTGGTTTAATCTGCAGTCGAACCTGAATATAACGAAGACAAGTCCAGCTGGAAAGCATAGCTTTACCAAATATGCACGTGTACACAGATATTAGTGAAAAAAATGTTTCCGGTGGTTCACCAAATTTACAGCATCGCGTGGCGAAATATGTATAGAACATATATTTCAAGCCATGTAAAAGCAAgatatttgatttgatttacttGTGTCAGATTTCGTTATATGAAGGTTCGGCTACAGTGAAAGCAATGTTGCTTCTTTTGTTTTAAATGCTTCTCTTCCAGTTACGATTCAGCCTTCAGTCTTACTACCCAGCACTCGGTGCAGATGCGTTACACAGTCCTCTACACAGAAGCTCCGCAGTTCTTTTTAGCAATGTGTTCAGCTTGCATGTTTTCTATGCAACATTTATAAATAAGGTGCACTGAAGTGTTCCGACCCAATAAACTCTTTGATAGTACTTTTTAATGTGGGGAGTGTCCCTTGCCTGCAACTTCGGCAATTTCATATGTTGTCTATGACTTATCTATTTAAAGTATGTACTGCATCACCTTCTTTTAgggacctcttttttttttctgcgatacTTTTTACACATACTTTGCTGAAATAAAAACAATTTTATGAATACCCAATGTGTAGTGCCATTTCTTTCACTATCGCAGAACGGCTTGGATCAAGAAAGTGCTGCATGTGCAGGTTGCTTGTTCACTTGCTCAAGGTAACATAAGGGGAAACTAGTGTTCTGCACAAAGACATAACGAAAACATGACACTGAGTAACTGTCAATACCAGTGCCATCGAAATTGTACAAAACAGCAACTACACTTCACTAGAATGCTGAGCAGGCTCCAGTGACTATTTTCTTCAAGTGAAATGTCCAatgaaattgcaaaaaaaaaacgttagtgTTTCTGAGTTTGCACGAGATTCTACAAATTGGCGTTTCTTTCCCTTAACCAGATTTTCTGCTTTGTGCCAGTTTATTTCAGCCAGTTCCAATTAGTCCAATTGCAAAGTCTGGTGTTGCTCAAGTGCTGTAGGGCATTACAGCTTGCAGTCTCTGTACTTATTGCTTTGTGCAGTGCTCGAAAACTAAGAATGACAATAATTTCCGCGTCCCCTAAAGGAAACATTTCAAGCTGGCGTTTGAGAACAATCGAGCAATAGTGGTAATTGGGTTGGGCTATTCTGTATAGGCATATGTGAAAGTAAAACACCTGGCAATCTTTAAAGCTTAACTGGGCATCCCTTGATAAGCAGTGGCATAGTagtaaacatgaaagaacaatAAGTAGAAGCAATATAGGTTGCAAGCTGATGCAAAAATTAAAGCTGAACTAGAAGGGAGTTGATTACTCTTGCGCACGAAGGTGCGTGTTGGAGGTAGTTCACAGTCGTAATATAGCTAAGTTGCTGCCTTGCATAGCACTTCCAGCGCAAGCAGAGTGCTGCAAAATAACTATCCGAACTTTTACAAGCAGCTCTGCAGGTATGGAGTGCAGAGGTACAAGTTTGAGTCCCCGGTGTAATTGCCATGTTCTGATGGGAGTGCAGTTACGTTTTCATGACACGACCATGTTCCAAGAGCTTGGTGCCCATTCAAAGAGCCTCGAGTGTCAAAATCAAGTTAAACGCCCTCCATTAACACCCCTTATAACATGAGTTCTGAGCTGGGCTAGCTTACATGGCAAATGGTGCAGACGATGGGACAAGAAAGATACAGTGGAAACAACGGGACAGTGCGTCTGTCCTGTTCGTATCTCTTCTCCAGTCGTCTCCACTGCTCGCAGTGTATCTCAAAGCCCGAATGTAGATTTCAGATGGAACACCAAGGAAACTTTCCACCCTACTCCACCATAACCATTAGTACAAATGGAATACAAATCTTGGAAGCCCATTTCTTGTAAACCTTGCCAAAGTGTTGATGCTGAATTCGCTACTGAACCTCACAGGTGTGCAACTGCTTAATACTAACACTAGGAGTAAATGTGGCTCTAGTGTAGCATGTGTGTACGCATATGGCTGTAGTATCGCTGTGTAGTCGACGTGTTAAT contains the following coding sequences:
- the LOC119446654 gene encoding LOW QUALITY PROTEIN: uncharacterized protein LOC119446654 (The sequence of the model RefSeq protein was modified relative to this genomic sequence to represent the inferred CDS: deleted 1 base in 1 codon), producing MEERSITEYLSSYSNVNSPDSPDDGVQHRNGHQVERTIDPEDVEAEVFDWVLTHLEPRQWPLSLSTVLAKTVAHQMNTSLKLKAGGYTDEDLAVGRLRAAALEALAEQCALWREQPELAQELPHTPAASLPVSAHGVRNNRRKMEDRHLALPDLNFALGLQGLPQCSYYAVFDGHAGVEAADYATAHLHRNIAAQPDFVTDPVNAVREGFLLTDRNFLQRSSKEGLKSGCTAVCCLVREQRQLVVGWLGDSQAILVRKGVPMSLVNPHKPEREDERKRIEELGGMVLLMGIWRVNGTLGVSRAIGDAEHKPYVTSEPDVISMDLDGTEDFLVLGCDGLWDQLSPQEVAARVYHAVLDDPESAPYVSHTLVQGARDLGSSDNITAVVVFLRDPRDFDASVIDIASLVPEKTAASELPTPPIEDAKEAFNSSEFDATKFNSNGYGAHLFDAEAVNSHAYEHANESDILQVASDVVQGTIETALHRVNEDVITAGQIVDQVHLLHTEESGKFPDLPEQFHGAVPADGGLEDKFDQPDGISHAANGYGDMPVHPAVHHNPFDDEGYGHDLETADCLQSSAIAAALEESGTESAEQFSSFVEGANEASNSQLELPHEQTFCTAPNLTPQYQFDAGSTDHEIEARQPSPIGPCAMPEDLLPVAADIPGAPVEPEMLREAELPDEGVDFSTLPEDVQELEAAKEQAVPSVVQDECLSALPEDQQDFKHAHLGDVASVALPDATEQVAAVVDPILAVHDATTLDVEHPDNIHGEMLQPDNIHGEMLQPDNIHGEMVQPDNIHGEMVQPDNIHGEMVQPDNIHGEMVQPDNIHGEMVQPDNIHGEMVQPDNIHGEMVQPDNIHGEMVQPDNIHGEMVQPDNIHGEMVQPDNIHGEMVQPDNIHGEMVQSDNIHGEIQQLDHCYRGSATVRSNPRGNAINAAIRVAVCPTEHIKDGADTEVVASDLGFNQPLSIQSDDLVSIDLNSSAMQSLAETGAPPHTVDNAFVSGTAQEPREDMSMGCHAESDARHDQPICETLESLGTDDADDTSLGGSAESIVEKVAAEPVQQESAVIFCELKETPPGESVLDQQVGDGEQKVDNLGYNIPVEQQEQVPVQAYDVGPQIESSVLGGQVSESFVEDSFTIPTTAEPEEPSLLSADTRPQVEPQEPAATAISPVTDVEKPCEQPDQPLPEAVGSVCLQPQSPVIEKLLEQNSATLQAVQCMSEQAKAAVDETPAPVVDIGAIPENIPEADGVTEDSDSEKDSGWRFVKPAEPSISPSGLLKEASATLSQSSCTVEETIRGEQKEAAISEQVASPAGDGATEPKADALSDVKQDSLPETKAEVAATHTQGTLPEHKASTPKVAATAKPSPAAQKTKPTAKASPAPKPRTSSTDKPATKSLATKTEASAKTMPAAKSPMKKQPVAGKPATTSSTPKQSSSANTTAKKETGLTRRPEPAKPKPSASIDMPAKKPLPASSRPATGTTRPTSATSKPVEKSTAPATKAKPASASATAPRTRTSVGSAMTPASKTEVGTAEKKPAPKPAPTRAPISRTAPRTTQPASSSSSAAPRVGSSAPASRSAAAATSRPATSRVGSTSTAAKKTSEASPAAAKTSAARVPATREAKLNKDSTNQQLAGTRRTETTQRTAAGRTAATSKTAATAATKATATSKYSAVRAVPKGGAAAAAAKKAAAAAAEAETQSKGESAANCNGTPEEKGTLEQKDNKETCAPGSEPVTLSNGSHLECDEIAKPAAVADMPDAPAVDV